From the Fulvia fulva chromosome 2, complete sequence genome, one window contains:
- a CDS encoding Histone-lysine N-methyltransferase, H3 lysine-79 specific yields MNFSKPKSATANQPVIRKTTVRVPVKAIPNARPQATRPDPNRFKTALDRPGTKASASNKPQNPARRALSASRGVKRKSATPQPMFSDDEGDDSSDVGGSDSDASRKRIKSSVSSLDDGPRRRVICDKAFQVDTVFDIVHGADATSGNYSSKFKNPWQEEDFRCVELQYPSKSKKERFELKWPKNEKEDYKPMEDIIETIETICKWYFPTELSEKYLHVDTGYRRRFNHAWNVESVDEFIEVVQDFNTVLRGLIDDGSIRQELLSTSNLNLEWVKRILEQIYARTVSPKVETLRAYQNGSDNVYGELLPRFCSEIFRRTKLNHEHVFIDLGSGVGNVVLQAALEVGCDSWGVEMMKNPCDLADLQAKEFPARTGLWGLSAGSVNLIRGDFTDNPRIGEVLQRADIILVNNQAFTPQLNDALINMFLDLKEGAQIVSLKPFVPEGHKIAQRTVSSVVNHFVQKRFEYFSNSVSWTDQGGYYYIATKDRRPLDEFLRENKLQ; encoded by the coding sequence ATGAACTTCTCAAAACCAAAATCGGCCACGGCGAACCAGCCTGTAATACGCAAAACCACTGTACGGGTCCCCGTCAAGGCAATACCGAATGCAAGACCGCAAGCCACCCGGCCAGACCCCAATCGTTTCAAGACGGCACTCGACCGACCCGGCACGAAAGCTTCGGCATCGAACAAACCACAAAACCCTGCCCGCAGAGCCCTCTCTGCGTCTCGAGGCGTGAAAAGGAAAAGCGCAACGCCTCAGCCCATGTTCAGCGACGACGAGGGAGACGACAGCAGCGATGTAGGTGGTAGCGACTCCGATGCTTCGCGCAAGCGCATCAAAAGCAGCGTCAGCAGTCTCGACGACGGGCCTCGAAGGAGGGTTATTTGCGACAAGGCGTTCCAGGTCGATACTGTCTTCGATATCGTACATGGTGCAGACGCAACATCTGGAAACTACTCGTCAAAGTTTAAGAACCCTTGGCAGGAGGAAGACTTCAGATGTGTGGAGCTACAGTATCCAAGCAAGAGCAAGAAAGAGAGGTTCGAGCTGAAGTGGCCAAAGAACGAGAAGGAAGACTACAAACCCATGGAGGACATCATTGAGACCATCGAGACAATTTGCAAGTGGTACTTCCCTACGGAGCTGAGCGAGAAGTATCTGCATGTGGACACTGGATATCGAAGGCGATTCAACCACGCATGGAACGTGGAAAGCGTCGACGAGTTCATCGAAGTTGTACAAGACTTCAATACCGTCCTTAGGGGGCTGATTGATGACGGCAGCATCCGACAGGAGTTGTTGAGCACCAGCAACTTGAACCTGGAATGGGTTAAGCGCATCTTGGAACAGATCTACGCAAGAACTGTATCGCCCAAGGTCGAAACACTGCGAGCATACCAGAATGGTAGCGATAATGTATATGGCGAACTGCTCCCAAGATTTTGCAGTGAGATCTTCCGGAGGACGAAGCTCAACCACGAGCATGTATTCATTGATCTTGGATCTGGAGTCGGCAACGTGGTACTCCAAGCGGCACTCGAAGTCGGCTGCGATAGTTGGGGAGTTGAGATGATGAAGAATCCTTGCGACCTCGCGGACCTCCAAGCCAAAGAGTTTCCTGCGAGGACTGGTCTGTGGGGCCTGTCTGCCGGCTCCGTGAACCTCATCCGAGGGGACTTCACGGACAATCCACGAATAGGCGAAGTCCTGCAACGAGCTGATATAATTCTCGTCAACAACCAAGCCTTCACACCGCAGCTCAACGATGCGCTGATCAACATGTTCCTAGATCTCAAGGAAGGCGCGCAGATCGTGTCGCTAAAGCCATTCGTTCCCGAAGGACACAAGATCGCACAGAGGACGGTGTCCAGTGTTGTGAATCATTTCGTACAGAAGCGCTTCGAGTACTTCAGCAACTCTGTCAGCTGGACTGATCAAGGAGGGTACTACTACATCGCAACGAAGGATCGACGGCCACTGGACGAGTTCCTTCGAGAGAACAAGCTCCAATAG
- a CDS encoding Coatomer subunit delta: MVVLSAAITTRSGKPILARQFRQMQRSRVEALLASFPKLADSASQHTTVEQDNVRFVYQPLDELYMVLITNRQSNILQDISTLHLFAQVVSSICKSLDEREISRCAFELLSAFDEVVTLGYRENLTLSQIKTFLDMESHEERIQEIIARNKELEASEERKRKAKQLEMQRKEMSRAQRAGGSGNIGGMSRTPTYPTYTPPASTPSMTDSYDSYNAAKNQSFSKPLAARGKGMQLGKKKAGNSMFEQVRGDLGPEAEANAPLAGVPAPSAQPVQPSIPATQGSIDREGIHVTVAEAISARLSREGAIESFEVKGDLQLRITDPSLTQIKLDLAYGDIKGAQLNAHPKVDKAQFKNNSTIQLTDTSKGFPANNSIQVMRWRLVAKPDDISDPPIKFTVWTSELSPNTYSITVEYEMTGSDPLKDVTVNIPYSTSEPSVSSFDATYEVGGDSIDWTIGDVDDSNPSGSFEFEAQASTEGDFFPMQVRFAKSKPWVDVDISSVSLLNMNQDVGFSKDVRSVAEGYQIV; encoded by the exons ATG GTGGTCCTTTCAGCGGCCATAACCACGAGGAGTGGTAAACCAATTCTCGCCCGACAGTTCCGACAGATGCAGAGGTCTCGAGTCGAAGCACTTCTCGCATCCTTTCCCAAGCTCGCAGACAGCGCATCCCAGCACACCACTGTCGAACAGGACAATGTCCGTTTCGTGTACCAGCCATTGGACGAGCTATACATGGTTCTGATCACCAACCGACAATCAAACATCCTCCAGGACATTTCCACACTACACCTGTTCGCGCAGGTGGTCAGCTCGATATGCAAGAGCCTGGACGAACGCGAGATCTCCCGATGCGCCTTCGAGCTCCTCTCAGCATTCGATGAGGTCGTGACACTTGGCTACAGGGAGAACCTCACTCTCAGCCAGATCAAGACATTCCTCGACATGGAGTCACACGAAGAACGAATTCAGGAGATCATTGCTAGGAACAAAGAGCTAGAGGCATCGGAAGAACGGAAACGAAAGGCCAAACAGCTGGAGATGCAGCGCAAGGAGATGTCCCGTGCTCAACGAGCGGGAGGTAGTGGGAACATCGGAGGCATGTCACGGACGCCGACGTATCCTACATACACTCCACCAGCTTCCACGCCCAGCATGACCGACTCCTACGATTCGTACAACGCAGCAAAGAACCAGAGCTTCAGCAAGCCACTTGCGGCACGAGGGAAGGGCATGCAGCTGGGCAAGAAGAAGGCTGGCAACTCCATGTTCGAGCAGGTCCGCGGCGACCTTGGACCAGAAGCAGAGGCGAATGCCCCACTCGCTGGAGTGCCCGCACCATCCGCACAGCCTGTGCAGCCCTCCATTCCAGCGACACAAGGTAGCATCGACCGAGAAGGCATTCATGTCACCGTCGCCGAAGCCATCTCCGCTCGCCTGTCCCGCGAAGGTGCAATCGAATCCTTTGAGGTCAAGGGTGATCTTCAACTCCGCATCACAGATCCTAGCTTGACACAAATCAAACTGGACCTTGCATACGGCGACATCAAGGGAGCACAACTCAACGCTCACCCCAAGGTTGACAAGGCGCAATTCAAGAACAACAGCACCATTCAACTCACAGACACAAGCAAGGGTTTCCCCGCGAACAACAGCATCCAAGTCATGCGATGGCGACTTGTCGCCAAGCCAGACGACATCTCCGACCCACCCATCAAGTTCACAGTCTGGACCTCCGAGCTCTCACCCAACACATACAGCATCACAGTCGAGTACGAGATGACCGGATCGGATCCTCTGAAAGACGTGACTGTAAACATCCCATACTCCACTTCCGAGCCCTCCGTCTCTAGCTTCGATGCTACGTACGAGGTCGGCGGCGACAGCATAGACTGGACAATCGGCGATGTGGATGACAGCAACCCAAGCGGGAGCTTTGAATTCGAGGCGCAGGCGTCTACGGAGGGTGACTTCTTCCCTATGCAAGTTCGCTTCGCGAAAAGCAAGCCTTGGGTGGATGTCGACATCAGCAGTGTCAGCTTGCTGAACATGAACCAGGATGTTGGATTCAGCAAGGATGTGAGGTCGGTAGCGGAGGGATATCAAATTGTTTGA